Proteins encoded by one window of Sardina pilchardus chromosome 7, fSarPil1.1, whole genome shotgun sequence:
- the si:rp71-17i16.6 gene encoding uncharacterized protein si:rp71-17i16.6 → MSAEAEDSDAIPSKDPLTEEETEPSNEPCYRQYLHRLFGEATTQYFLSDAAPERDTPPWYTHMMDRLGDSLSAEAVWNALSDRTRALVMEIEANSYQAKKLHLDGNGERGRNYRRHLSGVRLMFRTAKYKEACSAILLEQNPPPFFTDFEASGPTKYIQHEEIQPVETFKD, encoded by the exons ATGAGCGCGGAGGCAGAAGACTCAGACGCCATACCATCAAAAGACCCCCTGACGGAGGAGGAAACGGAACCCAGCAATGAGCCCTGTTACCGCCAGTATCTGCACAG GTTGTTTGGTGAGGCCACCACTCAGTATTTCCTCAGTGACGCGGCCCCAGAGAGAGACACGCCCCCCTGGTACACTCACATGATGGATCGCCTGGGAG ACAGTCTAAGTGCAGAGGCGGTATGGAATGCCTTGAGTGATCGGACCAGGGCCTTAGTGATGGAAATTGAAGCAAACTCTTACCAG GCTAAAAAGCTCCATTTGGATGGAAATGGGGAGCGAGGCAGGAACTACCGTCGCCATCTCTCCGGAGTCAGGTTGATGTTCCGTACTGCTAAATATAAGGAAGCGTGTTCCGCCATTCTCCTTGAACAGAACCCACCTCCCTTTTTCACTGACTTTGAGGCCAGTGGACCCACCAAGTACATACAGCATGAGGAGATTCAACCAGTGGAAACTTTCAAAGATTAG
- the si:rp71-17i16.5 gene encoding phosphatidylinositol 4,5-bisphosphate 3-kinase catalytic subunit gamma isoform, which translates to MDDVYEIYDDCQVLQTLNVPWFLDPHGMRMARISIAEKKTDKEDVHNYHHALAKLIGYDLNSTAGSRLSELSFTRRKFAAPRREELKSRDPKAYATEPWTTTTPLQKDLQEWHERKLPIAVYFNNKGFCMNIDIEISPDHLLKVLLETVSKMDPSIEWSTSDPVLKVCGREEFLVGNIPLYNFLWVRSCLKRCKDLHLTITDVALLPEDKVRSETLPLVDNLTSLSSFHEDLALGGKEIDEILMISLWDCERKFRVKLLGFDIPERPAKLPQIICVEASIIYGNKVVSAVCSTAKPFTDEVLWNTWLEFDILLKNIPRGSKLGFTINTFDNSTAKESKSPTSGGKEPDFQRCKGNVLYFVNLQLIDHRSVLSQGPHTLHMWPFPEREEEAFTFEADKLSTATNPDVATSMAITFLLDRYSFPVVIPHSRGVPNTLSPPSVLSPSSNSSLPPSLLASNPTSPSKSDVPGSGSPTSSPSAQRDRLRRFREESIRYTSNLPQFLQSIDWLKPDAVQDIHWLLGHWEPHDLELPVALELLSVGFADEKVRSLAVHRLELLSNEEVLRYLLQLVQTLKVEPYHDSCLARFLIRRSLRSKRIGHFFFWFLRSEVAGCPFFRERMAVILEAYLMGCGQSMLSSFQQQVQVVDNLHDVASAVKRLYPDKSDLPPTAAQKLQDLLQSCHFPSDFQVPFDPRIRAGQIQLNRCKIMASKKKPLWLEFSCVDSQATTGTSVEIIFKEGDDLRQDMLVIQTLKVMDSIWQERSLNLNLVPYGCISTGHNIGMIEIVRDAVTIAAVQRSKGGTRGAFRNDALFEWLKDKCPLQGIHYQAMERFVNSCAGYCVATYVLGIGDRHNDNIMITDKGNLFHIDFGHILGNTKSFMGMNRERVPFVLTPDFLYVMGRVKGRSSLYFQRFRDICIEAYLSLRSQSRLLVTLFSLMLLTGIPELSAAQDMRYLRTALQEERGEEEARGHFLQQINICEQLGWTVQANWWFHMVAGIK; encoded by the exons ATGGATGACGTGTATGAGATATATGATGATTGCCAAGTCCTGCAAACACTAAATGTGCCCTGGTTTCTCGATCCCCATGGCATGAGGATGGCACGCATTTCTATcgcagaaaagaaaacagataaAGAAGATGTGCACAATTACCATCATGCTTTAGCCAAGCTTATTGGATATGACTTGAATTCTACCGCAGGGAGCAGGCTGAGTGAACTGAGCTTTACCCGCAGAAAGTTTGCTGCCCCCCGCAGAGAGGAATTGAAAAGCCGTGACCCAAAAGCTTACGCCACTGAACCATGGACCACAACCACACCCCTTCAGAAAGACCTCCAAGAGTGGCATGAGCGCAAACTTCCAATTGCCGTCTATTTCAATAACAAAGGCTTTTGTATGAACATAGACATTGAAATTTCTCCAGATCATCTTCTGAAGGTACTTCTGGAAACGGTGTCTAAAATGGACCCCTCTATTGAATGGTCCACGTCTGATCCAGTTCTGAAGGTCTGTGGAAGGGAGGAGTTCTTAGTTGGAAATATCCCCTTGTATAACTTCCTTTGGGTTAGGAGCTGTCTGAAGAGGTGTAAAGACCTTCATTTGACAATCACTGATGTCGCTTTGCTTCCAGAGGATAAGGTGAGAAGTGAGACCTTGCCCCTAGTGGACAACCTCACTAGCCTCTCAAGCTTTCACGAGGACCTTGCTCTTGGTGGGAAAGAGATCGATGAAATACTCATGATCTCCCTGTGGGACTGTGAGAGAAAGTTTCGGGTGAAACTTTTGGGGTTTGACATTCCCGAACGCCCAGCCAAATTGCCCCAAATCATTTGTGTTGAGGCTTCCATCATCTATGGCAACAAGGTAGTGTCCGCTGTCTGCTCCACTGCTAAACCCTTCACGGATGAGGTTCTGTGGAACACATGGCTTGAGTTTGACATCCTCCTGAAGAACATCCCTCGTGGCTCAAAGCTCGGATTTACCATTAACACCTTTGACAACTCCACAGCAAAGGAATCCAAATCACCTACTAGTGGAGGCAAGGAGCCAGACTTCCAGAGGTGTAAAGGAAATGTGCTGTATTTTGTGAATCTTCAGCTCATCGACCACAGATCTGTGCTCAGCCAGGGGCCTCACACTCTTCACATGTGGCCGTTTCctgagcgagaggaggaggcaTTCACTTTCGAGGCTGACAAGCTCTCCACGGCAACCAATCCCGACGTGGCCACGTCCATGGCCATCACCTTCCTCCTGGACCGTTACAGTTTTCCCGTGGTCATCCCGCACAGCAGAGGAGTCCCCAACACTCTTTCTCCTCCCAGTGTTTTGTCGCCGTCATCTAATTCCAGCCTACCACCCTCTCTCCTTGCCTCAAACCCGACATCGCCTTCAAAGTCGGATGTACCTGGAAGTGGATCACCAACATCATCGCCTTCCGCCCAAAGAGATCGTCTGAGGAGGTTTCGGGAGGAAAGTATCCGCTACACCTCCAACCTGCCTCAGTTCCTGCAGAGCATTGACTGGTTAAAGCCTGACGCCGTGCAGGACATCCACTGGCTGCTGGGTCACTGGGAGCCGCATGACCTGGAGCTGCCAGTGGCTCTGGAGCTTCTGAGCGTTGGCTTTGCTGATGAAAAGGTCAGAAGCCTGGCTGTCCATCGGCTGGAGCTGCTGTCCAATGAAGAAGTACTGAGGTACCTTCTGCAGCTGGTTCAG ACCCTCAAGGTTGAGCCCTATCATGACAGCTGTCTGGCTAGATTCCTCATCCGAAGATCACTCAGA AGCAAGAGAATTGGTCACTTTTTCTTTTGGTTTTTGCGGAGTGAGGTGGCGGGATGTCCATTCTTTCGTGAACGCATGGCAGTGATTCTGGAGGCTTACTTAATGGGCTGTGGTCAATCCATGCTGTCGAGTTTCCAACAACAAGTTCAGGTGGTGGACAACTTGCATGATGTTGCAAGTGCAGTAAAGAGGTTATATCCGGACAAAAGTGATCTCCCTCCAACAG CTGCACAGAAGCTTCAGGACTTGCTGCAGAGCTGCCACTTCCCATCGGACTTCCAGGTGCCCTTTGATCCACGCATCAGAGCTGGACAAATTCAG TTAAACAGGTGCAAAATAATGGCTTCCAAGAAGAAGCCTTTATGGCTTGAATTCTCATGTGTTGATTCACAAGCCACTACTGGTACTTCTGTGGAAATAATATTCAAAGAAGGTGATGACCTCCGACAGGATATGCTAGTTATTCAG ACATTGAAAGTTATGGATTCAATATGGCAGGAAAGATCCTTAAACCTCAACCTGGTGCCTTATGGTTGCATATCCACTGGGCACAACATAG GAATGATAGAGATAGTCAGAGATGCTGTCACCATTGCGGCTGTGCAAAGGAGCAAAGGAGGCACGAGAGGAGCGTTCAGAAACGATGCTCTGTTCGAATGGCTGAAGGACAAGTGTCCACTTCAGGGAATA CACTACCAAGCGATGGAGAGGTTTGTCAACTCATGTGCAGGGTATTGTGTGGCCACGTATGTGCTAGGAATTGGAGATCGCCACAATGATAACATCATGATCACTGATAAAG GCAATCTTTTCCATATCGATTTCGGCCACATTCTGGGCAACACAAAAAGCTTCATGGGGATGAACAGGGAACGGGTCCCCTTCGTCCTCACCCCAGATTTCCTCTATGTCATGGGCAGGGTCAAGGGTCGCTCCAGCCTGTACTTCCAGAGATTTCGG GACATCTGTATCGAGGCCTACCTGTCCCTGCGCTCTCAGTCCAGGCTGCTGGTGACGCTCTTCTCCCTGATGCTGCTGACGGGGATCCCAGAGCTGAGCGCGGCGCAGGACATGCGCTACCTCCGCACTGCGCTGCAAGAGGAGCGCGGAGAGGAAGAGGCCCGAGGTCACTTCCTGCAGCAGATCAACATCTGCGAGCAGCTGGGCTGGACTGTTCAGGCCAATTGGTGGTTTCACATGGTCGCAGGGATTAAGTAA